The genomic stretch CGGGCACCGCAGCGAAAGCAGCGATTTCGCCCAGTCCCACAACGCCGAGCAGGTGGCCGCCCTGGCCGGGCTGACCGAGGCACTGGACCAGCTGGCGGCACCGGAGCAGGACAGCCGGGGCACCGACGAGTCCGGCAGCCGCTCACGCTCACGCCGCAGCCGACGCAACCGCAGCGCACGCAGCGCCCAGGGCGGCGCCGACACCGCTGTGGAAACAACCGATGCCCCGGCAGCGGGCACGGGATCGGCGCCGCACAGCAGCGCCGAGGTTCCGGCCCAGGCGGCCGCACCGGTGAAGAAGAGCGCGGAGCCGATCATTCTCGGCGTGGGAGTCCCCGCATCCGAGCTGTAACGGCCCGCCGCAGCTGACCCGCAGAAAACAGCGAAATCCACTTTTATTACGTGGAATTCGCTGTTTTCTGCGGGTCAGTGTGCGTTTAACGGGTGGGCCGGGGCAATTTTGGCTAGGGTGGAGTGCGACACGGGGTGCCAGGCCACAAGGGCCGGCTGAGACAATACCCGTTGAACCTGCCCGGCTAGCACCGGCGAAGGGATGTCCCAATGACTGCAACAACACTTTTTCCGGCTGCCCGAGAAACACCCGCCACCACCGCCCGGAGACATCCCCGGATCGTGAGTATCGCCGGGTCCGACCCGTCGGGCGGTGCCGGCATCCAGGCGGACATCAAGTCCATTTCTGCCCATGGCGGCTATGCCATGGCCGCCATTACGGCGCTCACGGCCCAAAACACCCGCGGCGTGCAGCAGGTGCATGTGCCACCGGCAGCCTTCCTGCGCGCCCAACTGGACGCACTGTCCGCAGACATCACCATTGACGCAGTGAAGATTGGCATGCTGGGCAGTGCCGAGGTGATGGAAGCGGTGGGCGGCTGGCTGGCGCAAACCCGGCCGGCCGCCGTCGTGCTTGACCCGGTGATGGTGGCCACCAGCGGCGACGTCCTCATGCCGCCGGAGGCCCTGGCAGCCCTGCTGGCCCTCCTGCCGCACACAGACCTGGTGACGCCGAACATCCCCGAACTGGGTGCGCTGCTGGGGCGCCCCGAAGCCGGAGACTGGGCGCAGGCAGTGGCGCAGGGGCGCGAGCTTGCGGCAGCGCACAACGTCCGCGTTCTCGTGAAGGGCGGGCACCTGCCGGGCGAGGCCTGCCTGGATGCGCTTGTGGAGGCGGACGGCACGGTGCACGAGTTCACGGCACCGCGCATCCACACCGCAAACACGCACGGGACCGGCTGCTCGCTGTCCTCGGCCGTGGCCACGCTGCAGGCGCAGACGGGGGACTGGGTGGAATCGGTGCGCACGGCGAAGGCATGGCTGGTGGGGGCACTGGAGTCGTCGGCCGTGCTTGAAGTGGGGGCTGGCGCCGGCCCCGTCAACCATCTGCACGGGCTGTGGGGGAGTGCCGCCCCGGCCCTTGACTCCTTCAGCCGGTTGCTGTGGAACGACTGTGCGCCGCAGCGCCAGGCCATCTTTGGCCTGGAGTTCATCCGGGAGCTGGCGGCCGGCACCCTGCACCGCGACCACTTCGCCTACTACCTGGCGCAGGACGCGCTGTACCTTGGCGCGTACTCGCGCGTACTTGCCCGGGCCAGCGCCCTTGCGCCCACAGAGGCGGAGCAGAAGTTTTGGGCGTCGGGTGCCCAGGGCTGCCTGGATGTGGAGCTGGCACTGCACCGGGACTGGCTCAGCCGCTACCCGATCGAATCGCCCCAGGGCCCCGTCACCAAGCACTACGTGGACCACCTGCAGGCCGTGGCCTTTGCCGGGACGTACGGGGAGGTAGTGGCCGCGGTGCTGCCCTGCTACTGGCTTTATGCGGAGGTTGGCCGCGTGCTGCATGCCGACTATCTCAGGTACGACGGCGCCCACCCTTACGGAAGTTGGTTGGAAACGTACGCTGACGACGACTTCGCCCAGGCCACGGCCACGGCGATCGGCTTCCTTGACGGCGCGGCACGGAACGGATCGGGCGCCGAACGGGCCCGCATGAGGGAAGCCTTCGCGCATTCGGCACAGTACGAGGTGGACTTCTTCGATGCCCCGCACCGCCAGCTGGGGGCACCGGCCGCGCGCCCCTGAGGCCGCCGGACCGCCGGGGTGATTAAAAGCACCCGGCCTTCGGCGAAAAAGGCGGCGGGTCAGCGCCGGAAATCACCAATCCGCCTCCCGGGCACGCTACTGTAGTTCAGTACGGTTTCGAAAACCCCTTGGCGAAACTCCTGCAACGCACTGTTGCACGGGACCGCGGGGGGTTCGGAACCAGTGTCATTTGCTCCCGGAGCCGGAATTAGCGTATTCTTGATCTTCGGTGCTTACGCCAACACCTAGGGCAACCACTCCATGGCAGAACTCCATTGAGGTCCACGGCGTTGAGGCACATAGTATGCACTCCGCACCAGTTCAATTCCGAACTGCGGAAGCATGCGGTTGGCAGCGGTCAAACACGATTCGCAGCCGGCACAAAAACTTTGTAATAAACGTCGAGAGAAGTGAGTTCCCCAGTGGTGTACGCGATTGTCCGCGCAGGCGGCCGTCAAGAAAAGGTTTCCGTCGGAGACTACGTGACCATGAACCGCGTCCCCGGTGGAGTCGGCAGCACGTTTGAGCTGCCCGCTTTGCTCCTGGTAGATGGTGACAAGCTCACCACTGCTGCAGCGGACCTGGCTAATGTG from Arthrobacter stackebrandtii encodes the following:
- the thiD gene encoding bifunctional hydroxymethylpyrimidine kinase/phosphomethylpyrimidine kinase, whose amino-acid sequence is MTATTLFPAARETPATTARRHPRIVSIAGSDPSGGAGIQADIKSISAHGGYAMAAITALTAQNTRGVQQVHVPPAAFLRAQLDALSADITIDAVKIGMLGSAEVMEAVGGWLAQTRPAAVVLDPVMVATSGDVLMPPEALAALLALLPHTDLVTPNIPELGALLGRPEAGDWAQAVAQGRELAAAHNVRVLVKGGHLPGEACLDALVEADGTVHEFTAPRIHTANTHGTGCSLSSAVATLQAQTGDWVESVRTAKAWLVGALESSAVLEVGAGAGPVNHLHGLWGSAAPALDSFSRLLWNDCAPQRQAIFGLEFIRELAAGTLHRDHFAYYLAQDALYLGAYSRVLARASALAPTEAEQKFWASGAQGCLDVELALHRDWLSRYPIESPQGPVTKHYVDHLQAVAFAGTYGEVVAAVLPCYWLYAEVGRVLHADYLRYDGAHPYGSWLETYADDDFAQATATAIGFLDGAARNGSGAERARMREAFAHSAQYEVDFFDAPHRQLGAPAARP
- the rplU gene encoding 50S ribosomal protein L21 → MVYAIVRAGGRQEKVSVGDYVTMNRVPGGVGSTFELPALLLVDGDKLTTAAADLANVKVTAEKLEDLRGPKIVIQKYKNKTGYKKRQGHRQELSKVKITSIA